The genomic stretch ACTAGAGCACTGATCTCTTTCTCTCACGATATATACAACAACAGGCCGCCTACCCGGAGGGGTAGAGAGTTAGTTTTCGGGAGATCCTCGGCTCAAAGATAAAAGATTCGTAGCAATAATAGAAATCAGACAAATAATATCAGTACCGTAGGAGACAACAAGTAAGTGAATCTCTCTCGATATTTTTGAACTTTGCCTTCTTTTCCCTTCTTATCACGGTGTATACTTCATCCGGTCtataataagtgattttttggtatTTGGCAGAAAATATTAATTCCTACAGAAAAAAGATGTATTCACTAAATTACCCTTAATTTGAATTTGCATATTGTTACCTTTACACATTATATGTAAATAAGGgtaaattttagaaaaatattaattccttcttgattatgtaaaaagacacttattttggaccaaaataaaaagaccaaaaGATCATTTATTGTGGACAAGAGGAAATATTATTTTACATTTACACATGGAATGCACataacaaatttaaaaaaaattagcaaAAATAATTAAAACTTTAGAATGACTTTGGGTATTGAAAAAATTGCGTACCAGGCATGAAATTATTAAAAGGACTAGGGTAAGAAGGTAGTGGTTGTGTTAAATTTGTTGTAAGTTGCTCTTGCTGGAAGCCATTTGAGGAGCTTTCCCTAGCCATATTAGTGTAATGAGTCTCAGTCTCAGGGCCTTGATCATATAATATCCCTTTAAATACATGTCCTGCTATTTTCACTGATGTCTGATAAGCATATTGATCCACCACATTGTCTACTGAACTTACTCGAACACATCGAAATACTGCTGGTAAACTCAATTCTGTTGGTAGATCTTCTTCTTTCCCACCTACATTTGTAATATATATAGGGAAAATAAGTATACGGATTGGAAGTATTTTGTATAGGTAAGATTTGCGTATACATTACCCTCTCCAGagcccacttgtgggattttactggatttgttgctgttgttgtttgtTACTAATAATCTCATTATTTATGTGGACGGTTCCTGTATGTAGTCATCTTTTAAGTGATCTGAAAGCGCATAGAAGTTACAATCTTTTCGGGGTCTTTTGCTGAGTTGAGGGGTGCAATATGGTTCATCCATCTATGTTCAGCATATACCATTAGTTAagtgagaaaaaaaaaacaatagcagtaaatattaataataataattatggtACTACTGAATGTCAAAGTGAGCTATACTATTACTATGACTAGGGTTTGATGGTGTCTGCAAATAGATAAGTAATAGACATAAAAAGGGTAAGCATATTGGCAAAAATGGTGGTGAGATCTCAGAAGGTGAACTTTGGTGTAATCGATAAAGTCGCTgtaccaggaggtcacgggttcgagtcgTGAAaataacctcttgcagaaatacaggtaaaactgcgtacaatagacctttgCGATCCGGTCCGTCCccagaccccgcgcatagcgggagcttagtgcaccagtTGAGATCTCTTAGTACAGTGCAATCAAGATTGTGTTTGAGGACAACAGTAGATCAATTAAGATGAAGTACCTGCAGCAAGATTATTATCATTTTCTCTGTATCTTTTAGGGTTTGCTTGAAGCTGcttctgctgctgctgttgttgttgaaTAGTATGAAGAAGGTGGTGCCTTGGACGTCTTCTAGAGACAGGGATCCAAGTGCTTTTGACATGGGTTTGACACTGAAACCCTCGGCTTTTACAGCAAGTTCTGCACCTCAAATATGGACAATctttctttgcttgatttccACAGTCTTGACACCTACTGTTTGATGATATTCCATCTtctctcatcatcatcatcatcttcaatTAGGCTCCCTTTTTTGCTCCCCTTATAAAAGTACTCATTTTAGAAGATTGATTTCACTGTTGGGGTTTTGCTGTTAGATGGATTAGTTTGTATCTGTTGCTGAATTGAGGCAAGTGTGTTTGCTTTCTTTGGATTTTTTCTTCCAAGAGAGAGTTCATGGCTCAAGAGTACTATATGTTGGGGATTGCTTTTCTTCTTTCAAGCTTTTCTCAAGTACTTTTTATTTTatcaatatatttattttatggaCTGCACTTGGGAGTAATGGTAAAATTGTGTTCACCGAGTTCAAGCTTTGGAAACAGTTATTAATGTTTGTATTAGGATAGACATGGGTAAATACAGGATACCTTGTGCACTGAATTATCTTTTTTTaataaatttattttatataCACGAGCAATATAAAAAAAAGATAATACTGTAGTTTACCTATTAAAAGAGGTCCTTAACCATGTTTTGCAGATTATTAATCCATGCTTGCTATAAAAGTTACAGTAGTATGTAATTTGGTTTTAAGTGATTTGGTAAAGTAAAATTTCTCTACTCGTCAACGTATATTAATTAAACGATTCTTCATCGATGCAAATTTTCATTGGGCCAAAAAGAGGgaaagtaaaaatagcacgggctagtcagttttcggactgatcattcaaaaatagccagcgtttgcaaagtcaatgaaaaatagtcactattttgctgtaatagggaccgatccaacataatatactggagattggtgcacatgtgtatgaacttccagcatattatgcttgaactccaacacgcggaaagttccagcataacaTACTGGATATTGGAGCACCTGTGTGTGAACTTCCACCATATTATGCGACaccgatatattatactggaacttcagtatattatgctggagttccattatacttatgctggaactccattataatatgctggagttccagtatacttatgctggaactccagtatattatgcgggagtattttccggattttgaacaatattttcgttcagattatctttacatgaaaagtggctaaatttcgattacttttgaaactgtggctatttttgaatgatcacttgtaaatctggctatttttgaatttctcccgggAAAATGCCTTGACTTTTTTCACTTCTAGCCCGTGCGAAAAACTATTTACATTCGATAGttgaaaaagtgtataaaatttgtactatataacatacaaaatatatatttttctgctATTATTTTGAGAATGGCTATATAGTTTTATTTTCCCAAAATGTCTCCTTTGATATGTGAAGGTACATGTAATACAGGGTGGATATGCCTGCACTCTTTAGAGCTCATTCAGCCATTTACACAACACAATGTGAACAGTCTATACGTACTTAATTGAAAAGCTAAGTCAAGTCAGACAGCAATGGTTACATTATTGTAAAAGCAAGGCAAATGGGAGATTTAGTAATTACTAGTTCAAGATATAATTTTGACTGTTGACGCAGtaaaaaaacaaaacaataaGAAGACAAAGACAAGGGACAAAGGCATATTAGTTACAAACAGCACTGCCAAAAGTGTAACAGCTGATCATTGTATTATGACTTCTGTGCTGTGGAAAATTGATTACAGTAGTGGTTAGCAGCTTTGTCTAGCCaggaggatatatatatatattattatttttttaaaaagaaagagaacaaagaaaaaaaaagactgtGTCCTTCCATCCAGAAAACCCTGGCAGTTTCCTTGGCCCTTCCATCAGCCATCCAACTAGTAAAGAGAAAGGTTAGCCTTCTTTTTAGGTTTttagtttcttttctttttttgtccatttaaaatgGAAGGGTTTTTCAGAAAACGTGTGCTagctctttctttttcttttttcccttaaATTAGCGCAGCATAATTTATCAGTATTTAACCTATATAACTGACATAGTGATATTAATAATACACATTTATACTAACAAAAAGGGCAGCTAGATGCATAAAGCATTCCACATTTACTATGGGTCTGGGGATGACTTGTAAAACAAGAGTCAAAATAGGAAAAAAACATCCGCATGATCCTATAGACTTCTTTTAAGGATTCCAATTTGAAAAAAGAATTGATAGTTTCTATTTCTGTTGTATCAATTATGATTTCAACGATCAATTTCTCCAATAATGATATCTATGCTACCTAGTATTGTCATAATATTAGCCAATTTCATTCTTTTAACTAACTGAAGAAGAGTGTGCAAATTGATAAAATCTGGTGTGCGAATTTTCCATCTTCAAGGAAAAACGCTCTGATCTCCTAtgagaaaaattcccaattcTCCTTTTGGGGCTTCAACTCTCACATGAAGTTCTTGTTTTGACAATTCAAAAGTTGGAGAAGTAACAGTCTATCATAATACAACCATTAGTAGCTGCTTCTACGGCTCGAATCCGGCACAAAAATAACTTTATTATTGATCCAAGCCTCCCCTTAATTAAACACATTTACGCTACTAGCACAGTTTAATTCAACTTAGCATAGCAAGTCAATTACTATATAAAGTTAGGCTTATTGTACGAAGTTACATGCTGTTTAAGTTATCTTTACTTAGATAGCATAAAAGATTACTCCCTCCCTTTCACTTTGTTTCTGGTACTTTGGCTTGACATAGTGTTCAATaaggaaaagattttttttgaCATTAGTGATTTTAAATATTCCGTAACATTTGTTTGGTTATAAAACTTTTGAAATTTATAGTTTAAATCTAtcataatatttgtgtggttataaaagacTCTCACAGTAAAATATAataatgtgtcattcttttttaaAC from Nicotiana sylvestris chromosome 12, ASM39365v2, whole genome shotgun sequence encodes the following:
- the LOC104232586 gene encoding protein SHI RELATED SEQUENCE 3-like isoform X3 gives rise to the protein MMMMMREDGISSNSRCQDCGNQAKKDCPYLRCRTCCKSRGFQCQTHVKSTWIPVSRRRPRHHLLHTIQQQQQQQKQLQANPKRYRENDNNLAAGGKEEDLPTELSLPAVFRCVRVSSVDNVVDQYAYQTSVKIAGHVFKGILYDQGPETETHYTNMARESSSNGFQQEQLTTNLTQPLPSYPSPFNNFMPGINIFCQIPKNHLL
- the LOC104232586 gene encoding protein SHI RELATED SEQUENCE 3-like isoform X2, producing the protein MMMMMREDGISSNSRCQDCGNQAKKDCPYLRCRTCCKSRGFQCQTHVKSTWIPVSRRRPRHHLLHTIQQQQQQQKQLQANPKRYRENDNNLAAGGKEEDLPTELSLPAVFRCVRVSSVDNVVDQYAYQTSVKIAGHVFKGILYDQGPETETHYTNMARESSSNGFQQEQLTTNLTQPLPSYPSPFNNFMPAPPLVMSSSRGNSLLQECMIIAALG
- the LOC104232586 gene encoding protein SHI RELATED SEQUENCE 3-like isoform X1, whose translation is MMMMMREDGISSNSRCQDCGNQAKKDCPYLRCRTCCKSRGFQCQTHVKSTWIPVSRRRPRHHLLHTIQQQQQQQKQLQANPKRYRENDNNLAAGGKEEDLPTELSLPAVFRCVRVSSVDNVVDQYAYQTSVKIAGHVFKGILYDQGPETETHYTNMARESSSNGFQQEQLTTNLTQPLPSYPSPFNNFMPAPPLVMSSSRGNSLLQECMVRLYIYNKSSCPKPHAQREFRAPDCLFANKKPWCRSLQHLGKSWQRHEKGNL